The following coding sequences are from one Macaca mulatta isolate MMU2019108-1 chromosome 7, T2T-MMU8v2.0, whole genome shotgun sequence window:
- the CBLN3 gene encoding cerebellin-3 precursor, which yields MLGAKPHWLPGPLHSPGLPLALVLLALGAGWAQEGSEPVLLEGECLVVCEPGRAAAGGPGGAALGEAPPGRVAFAAVRSHHHEPAGETGNGTSGAIYFDQVLVNEGGGFDRASGSFVAPVRGVYSFRFHVVKVYNRQTVQVSLMLNTWPVISAFANDPDVTREAATSSVLLPLDPGDRVSLRLRRGNLLGGWKYSSFSGFLIFPL from the exons ATGTTGGGAGCCAAGCCACACTGGCTACCAGGTCCCCTACACAGTCCCGGGCTTCCCTTGGCTCTGGTGCTTCTGGCCCTGGGGGCCGGGTGGGCCCAGGAGGGGTCAGAGCCCGTCCTGCTGGAGGGGGAGTGCCTTGTGGTCTGTGAGCCTGGGCGAGCTGCCGCAGGGGGGCCCGGAGGAGCAGCCCTGGGAGAGGCGCCCCCTGGGCGAGTGGCATTTGCTGCAGTCCGAAGCCACCACCATGAGCCAGCAGGGGAAACCGGCAATGGCACCAGTGGGGCCATCTACTTCGACCAG GTCCTGGTGAATGAGGGCGGTGGCTTTGACCGGGCCTCCGGCTCCTTCGTAGCCCCTGTCCGGGGTGTCTACAGCTTCCGGTTCCATGTGGTGAAAGTGTACAACCGCCAAACTGTCCAG GTGAGCCTGATGCTGAACACGTGGCCTGTCATCTCAGCCTTTGCCAATGACCCTGATGTGACCCGGGAGGCAGCCACCAGCTCTGTGCTACTGCCCTTGGACCCCGGGGACCGAGTGTCTCTGCGCCTGCGTCGGGGAAATCTACTGGGTGGCTGGAAATACTCAAGTTTCTCTGGCTTCCTCATCTTCCCTCTCTGA